A part of Candida albicans SC5314 chromosome 2, complete sequence genomic DNA contains:
- the ADH3 gene encoding Adh3p (Putative NAD-dependent (R,R)-butanediol dehydrogenase; regulated by white-opaque switch; induced by nitric oxide independent of Yhb1; Spider biofilm induced), with product MGHEIAGSISAVGDQLANDPYYKKGARFALQIVQACGTCDSCRRGLDSVCDSSHQAYGLNEDGGFQQYLLVKNLRTLLPIPDGVSFEQAAVATDSVLTPFHAIQKVRKFLSPTSKVLVQGCGGLGLNAIQILKNYGCHIVASDVKGAVEKLALKYGAHEFHTDINKSDHEPLSFDVIFDFVGIQPTFNNSDKYIKIRGRIVMVGLGSMELKIPNYAFAIREVEVIFNFGGYSVEQVECMEWVAKGLIKPDIHVADFKSLPQYLDDLTNGKLTGRIVFKPNES from the coding sequence atGGGACATGAAATTGCTGGATCAATTAGTGCTGTTGGTGACCAATTAGCTAATGATCCATATTATAAAAAAGGTGCTAGATTTGCTTTACAAATTGTTCAAGCTTGTGGAACATGTGATTCATGTCGTCGAGGTTTAGATAGTGTTTGTGACCTGAGTCATCAAGCTTATGGATTGAATGAAGATGGTGGATTTCAACAATACTTGTTAGTCAAAAATTTACGTACTTTATTACCAATCCCTGATGGTGTCAGTTTTGAACAAGCTGCTGTTGCTACTGATTCTGTTTTGACTCCATTCCATGCCATTCAAAAAGTTAGAAAATTCTTGAGTCCAACTTCAAAAGTATTAGTCCAAGGATGTGGTGGATTAGGATTGAATGctattcaaattttgaaaaattatggTTGTCACATTGTTGCTTCTGATGTTAAAGGTGCGGTTGAGAAATTGGCCTTGAAATATGGTGCTCATGAATTCCATACTGACATTAACAAGTCTGATCATGAGCCATTGTCATTTGATGTGATTTTCGACTTTGTCGGTATTCAACCAACATTCAATAATTCCGACAAATACATTAAAATTAGAGGTAGAATAGTAATGGTTGGATTAGGAAGCATGGAATTAAAGATTCCAAATTATGCATTTGCTATTCGTGAAGTTGAagttattttcaattttggtgGTTATTCAGTTGAACAAGTGGAATGTATGGAATGGGTTGCCAAAGGATTGATTAAGCCTGATATTCACGTTGCTGATTTCAAATCCTTGCCGCAATATCTCGATGATTTGACAAACGGTAAATTAACCGGTAGAATTGTATTTAAACCTAATGAACTGTAA